The following proteins are encoded in a genomic region of Drosophila willistoni isolate 14030-0811.24 chromosome 3R, UCI_dwil_1.1, whole genome shotgun sequence:
- the LOC6647181 gene encoding nose resistant to fluoxetine protein 6: MQQSNLGYQVLQQALIDDHLDTDDMEAMCVTQVRDLLQAVESKNLYSLRVLDSWGKFPQGLLYGHFMDMGNYDSCLSLENGSSKYCLANIQFESLQANSIVGLTLSIGTCMPSTCSAEQLNRWLTNYLNALFADNSVTDGTLVQEGNCALAQNDPMTGLDWFAVCLFAILGGLVLLATVLDYAKVSSKPLMCFSLRQNVPQLVRTSTTSSPHVIPCLNGIRCLTIIWIIYGHGYMYLLLSPSVNALEVSAWAETPFSMILQSGTISVDTFFLLSGMLLVMSTLRHLERNSGSLNIPLMYLHRIVRLTPVLAVAVLFFMTLFVRLDSGPLWQQFTSQSQLCSETWWATLLYVQNYAAAGRMCLGHSWYLAVDMQLYILSPIFLISLYKWGKKTVVAIVVLIVLLMGCVFSIVMLNDLQVFNRDGNLGEDSPEMRLIYYTTNARANPWFIGLLFGYFLHCNRNRRRLPRWFTLLLWLISFALLATVIFAMYPYTQEGSEIITPLAGAFYLCFSRIAWSLALCWLIWTCHTGQAGIINSLLSWSFWEPLSRISYCLYIWHLIVETVHTARIKTSVHFSNYDAILNFWSHFGVTLIVSVVMYLCIEVPLVKLETYLLSHRKKETPRPQSVREAVAPIGVSQQNLVDA; this comes from the exons ATGCAGCAGAGCAATTTGGGCTATCAGGTGCTACAGCAGGCCCTTATCGACGATCATTTAGATACGGATGACATGGAAGCCATGTGTGTGACGCAAGTACGCGATCTTCTACAGGCAGTGGAGTCCAAAAATCTATACTCCCTTAGAG TTCTGGATTCGTGGGGAAAATTTCCACAGGGATTGCTTTATGGCCATTTCATGGATATGGGAAACTACGATTCTTGTCTCAGTCTCGAAAATGGCAGCAGTAAATACTGTCTGGCCAATATTCAGTTCGAAAGCTTACAGGCCAATTCAATAGTTGGTCTAACCCTAAGTATTGGCACTTGTATGCCATCCACGTGCAGTGCGGAACAGCTTAATCGCTGGTTAACCAACTATCTGAATGCTCTTTTCGCCGACAATTCTGTGACGGACGGAACTCTGGTACAGGAAGGCAACTGTGCCTTGGCCCAAAATGATCCCATGACCGGACTCGATTGGTTTGCAGT TtgtctattcgccattttgggtGGATTAGTTCTCCTGGCTACCGTTTTAGATTATGCCAAAG TCTCTAGCAAGCCTCTGATGTGCTTTTCATTGCGTCAGAATGTCCCTCAACTGGTTAGGACATCGACAACAAGTTCTCCGCACGTTATTCCCTGTTTAAATGGTATTCGTTGTCTTACCATAATTTGGATAATCTACGGTCATGGCTACATGTACCTACTTTTGTCGCCCAGTGTAAATGCTCTTGAAGTTTCTGCCTGGGCTGAAACGCCCTTCTCCATGATATTGCAGAGCGGTACCATTTCGGTAGATACATTCTTTCTCCTCAGTGGAATGCTTTTGGTAATGTCCACTTTGAGACACTTGGAGCG CAATTCCGGTAGCCTTAATATCCCTTTGATGTATCTCCACCGTATTGTTCGACTTACGCCCGTTTTAGCCGTGGCTGTGCTCTTCTTTATGACTCTGTTTGTGCGCCTGGACAGTGGGCCACTTTGGCAACAGTTCACCAGTCAATCTCAACTCTGCAGCGAGACGTGGTGGGCCACTCTTCTCTATGTTCAGAACTATGCGGCAGCTGGAAGAATG TGCCTGGGACACTCTTGGTATTTGGCTGTGGATATGCAATTGTATATCCTTTCTCCAATTTTTCTAATTTCCCTCTATAAATGGGGCAAGAAAACGGTCGTTGCCATCGTTGTGCTCATTGTATTGCTCATGGGTTGTGTCTTTAGTATTGTGATGTTGAATGATCTGCAGGTTTTCAATCGCGATGG AAATCTTGGAGAAGACAGTCCTGAGATGCGTCTCATTTACTATACAACGAATGCCCGGGCTAATCCTTGGTTCATCGGTCTCCTTTTTGGCTATTTTCTACACTGCAATCGCAATCGCCGGCGTCTTCCCAGATGGTTTACTCTCCTTCTCTGGCTGATCTCTTTCGCTCTTCTGGCCACAGTCATCTTTGCCATGTATCCCTATACACAAGAGGGATCAGAGATTATCACACCCTTGGCTGGAGCCTTTTATTTGTGCTTTAGCCGAATTGCCTGGTCCCTAGCCCTGTGCTGGCTTATATGGACTTGTCACACTGGCCAAGCCGGGATCATTAATTCTCTGCTTAGTTGGTCCTTCTGGGAACCTCTTTCTCGGATCTCCTACTGTCTTTACATCTGGCATCTGATAGTGGAAACTGTACATACGGCTCGCATAAAGACAAGCGTTCATTTCTCCAACTACGATGCA ATTCTAAACTTTTGGTCGCACTTTGGCGTCACTCTGATTGTATCCGTAGtaatgtatttatgtattgAAGTTCCTTTGGTTAAGCTGGAGACGTATTTGCTTAGCCACCGAAAAAAGGAGACTCCAAGGCCTCAATCCGTACGCGAAGCCGTTGCCCCAATTGGCGTTTCACAACAGAATCTTGTGGATGCCTAA
- the LOC6647179 gene encoding uncharacterized protein LOC6647179: MFSKLSVLLVCLFVANSLALTLNLDGKHLFHLSLKNHVKIQRLQVETETLADAHQDKTTICFNHYTPILSNLTKQYENDYNVCYDNYDNASEIIDAKYAPARNHFQNTILESCKSLYGCNVNSTSNYTAFDCIAEHAANQSKALYNLSANATDISAKIKEEYRVIDVQKEICINNAEWIYVVETADTYEELNACLRGDLIISTPGPNSTTTISTTTTTTARPIERTTIP, from the exons ATGTTTTCGAAGTTGTCAGTCCTCCTTGTGTGCCTGTTTGTGGCCAATAGCCTAGCTCTGACCCTCAATCTCGACGgcaaacacttattccatctATCCCTGAAGAACCATGTGAAAATCCAACGGCTGCAGGTGGAAACCGAAACGTTGGCGGACGCTCACCAGGATAAAACGACAATTTGCTTTAACCATTACACGCCAATCCTCAGCAACTTGACCAAGCAGTACGAGAACGATTATAATGTGTGTTACGACAACTATGACAATGCTAGCGAAATTATCGATGCCAAATACGCCCCAGCCCGTAATCATTTCCAAAATACCATCCTTGAATCATGCAAGTCCCTCTATGGATGCAATGTGAATTCAACCAGTAATTATACAGCTTTCGACTGTATTGCCGAACAT GCCGCGAATCAGTCAAAGGCCCTCTACAACCTATCGGCCAATGCCACCGATATCTCTGCCAAAATTAAGGAGGAATATCGTGTAATTGATGTCCAGAAAGAAATTTGTATTAACAATGCCGAATGGATTTACGTGGTCGAGACTGCAGACACATATGAAGAGTTGAATGCCTGCCTAAGGGGTGATCTAATTATCTCAACTCCTGGTCCTAATTCAACTACTACAATTTCAACAACTACCACAACTACTGCAAGGCCTATTGAGCGTACAACAATTCCTTAA